One Kallotenue papyrolyticum genomic window carries:
- a CDS encoding putative bifunctional diguanylate cyclase/phosphodiesterase, translating into MNNGTTDQATQATWLQQFLRWTIPCDLGFALVQAVAAGLSSDPVTALTATITLGYGLVLMVAYHLTQRGRQRAAVMAICAGMLGAALLFTLLRPALALAIVVVPLLVVTIALPYVSRRGLRRLTWTCWLAAVLILVLGQFLSQTAEPPSGFVLVFRMSALATVIGLILLLLSQFNQRLTGMLLRTRAAEERYSLAAQGANDGLWDWDLRTDSVYYSPRWKAMLGYAEQAIGDSPHEWFERIHPDDLARVRAELAVHLQGLTPHFESEHRMRDALGHYQWMLVRGVAIRDGTGRAIRMAGSQTDITPRKHIEAQLRHAASHDALTGLPNRVLLMERLEQALARAKQTPDYRFALLFLDLDRFKIINDSLGHTLGDELLIAVVARLAAVCQPHLLARLGGDEFTILCDRLQDVADASALAERVQAALTAPLLLDDLEVCISVSIGIVVSHERYTRPEELLRDADLALYHAKAGGRARYALFDQEMHLRAMQRLHLETELRRAIERREFCVVYQPIVALATGQISGFEALVRWCHPQRGLLPPSEFLAVAEETGLLAPISWFVLAEACRQMRAWQVATANERMTINVNLCAAQCAQPDLVQRVQAVLEQSGLPPNTLQLEITEGVMMETSSLAPEALADLRALGVKLQIDDFGTGYSSLGALHRLPINALKIDRGFIANLAPRSDSRQLVEAITSLAHTLGMEVIAEGIETEQQLAVLQAIACDFGQGYLFAKPLLAEEAFALLPARRPLVGANKTPSGTSSTADARLTTPRAA; encoded by the coding sequence ATGAATAACGGTACCACTGATCAAGCAACCCAGGCTACCTGGTTGCAACAGTTCCTGCGCTGGACCATTCCCTGTGATCTGGGATTTGCCCTCGTGCAAGCAGTGGCGGCGGGGCTCAGCAGCGATCCCGTCACGGCGCTCACGGCGACGATCACCCTGGGCTATGGGCTGGTGTTGATGGTTGCCTATCACCTGACCCAGCGTGGCCGGCAGCGTGCGGCGGTGATGGCGATCTGTGCCGGTATGCTCGGCGCGGCGTTGTTGTTTACGCTGCTGCGGCCCGCGCTGGCTCTCGCGATCGTCGTTGTGCCGTTGCTGGTAGTGACCATCGCGCTCCCCTACGTCAGTCGCCGCGGGCTGCGCCGGCTGACTTGGACCTGCTGGCTGGCAGCCGTGCTCATCCTGGTGCTGGGACAGTTCCTGTCACAGACTGCCGAGCCGCCATCCGGCTTTGTGCTCGTCTTCCGCATGAGCGCGCTCGCAACGGTGATCGGACTGATTCTGCTGCTGTTATCGCAGTTCAACCAGCGCCTGACCGGCATGCTACTGCGCACGCGTGCCGCCGAGGAGCGCTACAGCCTGGCGGCGCAGGGGGCCAATGATGGGCTGTGGGACTGGGATTTGCGCACCGATAGCGTGTACTACTCACCGCGTTGGAAGGCTATGCTCGGCTACGCGGAGCAAGCCATCGGGGACAGTCCACACGAATGGTTCGAGCGGATCCATCCCGATGATCTGGCACGCGTGCGTGCCGAGCTGGCAGTCCACCTCCAGGGGCTTACGCCGCACTTCGAAAGCGAACATCGCATGCGCGATGCGCTGGGCCATTACCAGTGGATGCTGGTGCGCGGCGTCGCCATTCGCGACGGCACTGGTCGAGCGATCCGCATGGCCGGCTCGCAGACCGACATCACGCCACGCAAGCACATCGAGGCTCAGTTGCGCCATGCCGCCTCGCACGATGCGCTGACCGGGTTGCCCAACCGCGTGCTGCTGATGGAGCGCCTGGAACAGGCCCTGGCGCGTGCCAAACAAACGCCCGACTACCGCTTTGCGCTGCTCTTTTTGGATCTCGACCGCTTTAAAATCATCAACGATAGTCTGGGGCACACGCTGGGTGATGAGCTGCTGATCGCGGTTGTTGCGCGCCTGGCCGCGGTGTGTCAACCGCACCTGCTGGCGCGTTTGGGCGGTGATGAGTTTACAATCTTGTGTGACAGGCTGCAGGATGTGGCCGACGCCAGCGCATTAGCCGAGCGTGTCCAGGCGGCGCTGACCGCTCCGCTGCTGCTCGATGATCTCGAAGTCTGTATCTCCGTCAGCATCGGGATCGTCGTCAGCCACGAGCGCTATACCCGTCCTGAGGAGCTGCTGCGCGATGCTGATCTGGCCTTGTACCACGCCAAGGCGGGAGGCCGGGCGCGCTACGCGCTGTTTGATCAGGAAATGCACCTGCGCGCGATGCAGCGCCTTCATCTGGAGACGGAACTGCGACGGGCCATCGAGCGTCGCGAGTTCTGCGTCGTCTACCAGCCGATCGTGGCGTTGGCAACCGGCCAGATCAGCGGCTTTGAGGCGCTGGTGCGCTGGTGCCATCCACAGCGCGGTCTGCTGCCGCCGAGCGAATTTCTGGCGGTCGCCGAAGAGACCGGTCTGCTCGCGCCGATCTCGTGGTTTGTGCTCGCCGAAGCTTGTCGCCAGATGCGCGCCTGGCAGGTTGCCACCGCAAACGAGCGCATGACGATCAACGTCAACCTATGCGCGGCGCAGTGTGCGCAACCCGATCTGGTGCAGCGGGTTCAGGCGGTGTTGGAGCAGAGCGGGCTGCCGCCTAATACGTTGCAGCTGGAGATCACCGAAGGTGTGATGATGGAGACCTCCAGTCTGGCGCCCGAAGCCCTGGCCGATCTGCGTGCCCTCGGCGTGAAATTGCAGATCGATGATTTTGGGACGGGCTACTCCTCGCTAGGCGCACTGCACCGTCTGCCGATCAATGCACTCAAAATCGATCGTGGCTTCATCGCCAACCTGGCACCGCGCAGCGACAGCCGGCAGTTGGTCGAGGCGATCACTTCGTTAGCCCATACTCTGGGTATGGAAGTGATTGCCGAGGGCATCGAGACCGAGCAGCAGTTGGCCGTGCTGCAGGCGATCGCTTGTGATTTCGGGCAGGGCTACCTCTTTGCCAAACCGCTCCTGGCCGAAGAAGCCTTCGCGCTGCTCCCGGCGCGCCGTCCGCTGGTGGGGGCCAACAAAACACCCTCAGGCACGTCTTCGACGGCGGACGCGCGGCTCACCACACCGCGCGCTGCCTGA
- a CDS encoding bifunctional folylpolyglutamate synthase/dihydrofolate synthase — protein MRGAPPAYQAAIDYLYSFVNYESKMPPSPQHARFNLDRMRALLAALDDPQRHYPSVVIAGTKGKGSTCALLEAILRAAGYRTALYTSPHLHSFRERIQIDRRLIPQDVFVAYVERLKPIVAQLVSAPTFFELATTLALWYFAEQRVDVAVLEIGLGGRYDSVNVVTPRVSAITPVSFDHMAVLGNTIEEITWNKAGIIKPGVPVAIAPQRPAAEAVIRQEAAALGAPLWRADAEGAHALTDASGELWRYPVPINAETVALGGAHQLINARLAVTIALLLRAQGWTLPDAALATGLRTAHWPGRFEIIGRDPLIVVDGAMNEESALRLRDALHTLLYRRLILVLGTSRDKDIGGIARALVPEAAAVVLTRSYHPRAAPVELLEQHVRPWLPPHAPLIATHDVPPALEAARRVAGPEDCICVTGSLFPVAAAREALGVATEID, from the coding sequence ATGCGTGGCGCACCACCCGCCTACCAGGCGGCGATCGACTACCTGTATAGCTTCGTCAACTACGAGTCGAAAATGCCGCCCTCGCCGCAGCATGCGCGCTTCAACCTTGATCGCATGCGCGCGCTGCTGGCCGCGCTGGACGATCCCCAGCGGCACTATCCTAGTGTGGTGATCGCCGGCACCAAGGGCAAAGGCTCGACCTGCGCCCTGCTGGAGGCGATCTTGCGTGCGGCGGGCTACCGCACCGCGCTCTACACCTCGCCGCACCTGCACTCGTTTCGCGAGCGCATCCAGATCGATCGCCGCTTGATCCCGCAGGACGTGTTTGTCGCCTACGTCGAGCGGCTCAAACCGATCGTCGCGCAACTGGTAAGCGCACCGACCTTTTTCGAGCTGGCCACGACGCTGGCGCTCTGGTACTTCGCCGAGCAGCGCGTGGACGTCGCCGTGTTGGAGATCGGCCTCGGCGGACGCTACGATTCGGTCAACGTCGTTACGCCCCGCGTCAGCGCGATCACACCGGTCTCCTTTGACCATATGGCCGTGCTCGGCAACACGATCGAGGAGATTACCTGGAACAAGGCCGGCATCATCAAGCCGGGCGTACCGGTGGCGATCGCGCCGCAGCGTCCGGCGGCCGAAGCTGTGATCCGCCAGGAGGCCGCCGCCCTAGGCGCGCCGCTATGGCGCGCCGATGCGGAGGGCGCGCACGCACTGACGGATGCTTCCGGCGAGCTGTGGCGCTATCCGGTGCCGATCAACGCGGAGACGGTCGCGCTTGGCGGGGCGCACCAATTGATCAACGCGCGGCTGGCCGTGACGATCGCACTGCTGCTGCGCGCGCAAGGGTGGACGCTGCCCGACGCTGCGCTGGCAACCGGCTTGCGCACGGCCCACTGGCCCGGTCGCTTCGAAATCATTGGACGCGATCCGCTGATCGTTGTCGACGGCGCGATGAACGAAGAGTCGGCCCTGCGCCTGCGCGATGCGCTGCATACGCTGCTCTACCGCCGGCTGATCCTGGTGCTGGGCACCTCGCGCGACAAGGATATCGGCGGGATTGCGCGTGCGCTGGTGCCCGAGGCCGCGGCGGTGGTGCTGACGCGCTCATACCATCCACGCGCCGCGCCGGTGGAGCTGCTGGAGCAGCACGTGCGTCCGTGGTTGCCTCCGCATGCGCCGTTGATCGCCACCCACGACGTGCCGCCCGCGCTGGAGGCGGCTCGCCGCGTGGCTGGGCCAGAGGACTGTATCTGTGTCACCGGTTCGTTGTTTCCTGTCGCTGCGGCGCGCGAGGCGCTGGGCGTGGCCACCGAGATCGATTAG
- a CDS encoding transglycosylase SLT domain-containing protein has product MRAIVALLLMVLTACGVVQPRAESQPVELAQAAQSPAQQEPVSLAALLSLAADQRLAGEYEAMATTLQQVLDRGPDAASAWRARYGLAEAALLQGRPDEATQRLTALLNEGGDAAWRARALFLLARAHESAGRHAEAIAAYRRYRELQPPLEPYAALRQAAQERALGQHAAAIQTYEHVARQSIATSRRAEALEQLIALYTAGGRADLALARYRDLLSFAERPDYRPSVLLRAAKLAGASDEARVWLREIVSDYPARGEALEAVALLQADAAGGLAPLAAANVYFLHERYSEALPLYDAALAGPLSEAERFEARRRRALCLRALARYDEALVELGALAQQRPIVTITATAQAELDYVQTVGWSGNLPWAIDGYRRFAERFADHELAAEALWRAIQLQQRQGDTQGAMLAALELGRRYPHSQAAHLALEQAGMYFYRSGQREQAIAAWQLLGDGADGWWGAYGHFWAGNALVQAGQAGEAGARFQAAVQAAPQSFYAQRARELLQIPDTGSAPLGSGPSEQERQAVVAWISSWHAPSGGDPAAEVAAAAPVVRARELHALDLRNEARDEWFRAYDQWRDDPLRLWHLALAAHADAQPYVALKAAERILALSPERRITAATPVGLLRLLFPTPYARVVQREAAAFGLDPRLLYALIRQESLFNPDATSWAGARGLGQVMPATGEGIAQHLQVANYTPDLLYRPAVSIRFAAHYLSYQLRAFDQNVLAAAAAYNGGPGNAQRWLQITADRDLFAELIDYRETRDYVKIVYGNWGMYRQLYAGP; this is encoded by the coding sequence TTGCGAGCGATCGTTGCCCTGCTGCTGATGGTGTTGACAGCCTGTGGCGTGGTCCAGCCGCGCGCCGAATCGCAGCCTGTGGAGCTGGCGCAGGCAGCCCAAAGCCCGGCACAGCAGGAGCCGGTGTCGCTGGCGGCGCTGCTGAGTCTGGCCGCCGACCAGCGCCTGGCGGGCGAGTACGAGGCCATGGCTACGACGCTGCAACAGGTGCTGGATCGTGGTCCCGATGCGGCCAGCGCCTGGCGCGCGCGCTACGGGCTGGCCGAGGCCGCGCTGTTGCAGGGACGGCCCGACGAGGCGACCCAGCGGCTCACGGCGCTGTTGAACGAGGGCGGCGATGCTGCCTGGCGCGCACGGGCGCTGTTCCTGCTAGCGCGCGCCCACGAAAGCGCCGGACGGCACGCGGAAGCGATCGCCGCGTACCGCCGGTATCGTGAGCTGCAACCGCCGCTGGAGCCCTACGCCGCGCTGCGGCAGGCGGCCCAAGAACGCGCGCTGGGCCAGCACGCGGCAGCGATCCAGACCTACGAGCACGTGGCGCGCCAGTCGATCGCTACCAGCCGCCGGGCCGAGGCGCTGGAACAGTTGATCGCGTTGTACACCGCCGGCGGACGCGCCGATCTGGCGCTGGCACGCTATCGCGACCTGCTGAGCTTTGCCGAACGGCCCGATTATCGTCCGAGCGTGCTGCTGCGCGCGGCGAAGCTGGCCGGCGCGAGCGATGAAGCCCGGGTCTGGCTGCGCGAGATCGTGAGCGACTATCCCGCGCGTGGCGAAGCGCTGGAAGCGGTCGCGCTGCTGCAGGCCGACGCGGCGGGTGGTCTCGCGCCGCTGGCCGCGGCCAATGTGTATTTCCTCCACGAGCGCTACAGCGAAGCGCTGCCGCTCTACGACGCAGCGCTAGCCGGCCCACTCAGCGAGGCGGAGCGGTTCGAGGCCCGCCGCCGCCGCGCGCTCTGCCTGCGGGCGCTGGCGCGCTACGACGAGGCGCTGGTGGAGCTGGGCGCGCTGGCGCAACAACGCCCAATCGTGACGATCACAGCGACGGCGCAGGCCGAGTTGGACTACGTGCAAACCGTTGGCTGGTCCGGCAACCTGCCCTGGGCGATCGACGGCTACCGTCGTTTTGCCGAGCGCTTCGCCGATCATGAGCTGGCCGCCGAAGCGCTGTGGCGGGCGATTCAATTGCAACAACGCCAGGGCGATACCCAGGGCGCGATGCTGGCCGCGCTGGAACTGGGGCGGCGCTATCCGCACAGTCAGGCGGCGCATCTGGCGCTGGAACAGGCCGGCATGTACTTTTACCGCAGTGGTCAGCGCGAACAGGCGATTGCCGCCTGGCAGTTGCTGGGCGACGGCGCAGATGGCTGGTGGGGCGCGTATGGGCACTTTTGGGCCGGCAACGCGCTGGTGCAGGCCGGCCAGGCGGGCGAGGCCGGCGCTCGCTTCCAAGCCGCCGTCCAAGCTGCGCCGCAATCCTTCTATGCTCAACGCGCGCGTGAGCTGCTGCAGATCCCCGACACGGGCAGCGCCCCACTCGGCAGTGGCCCATCCGAGCAAGAGCGCCAGGCGGTCGTGGCCTGGATCAGCAGTTGGCATGCGCCCAGCGGTGGCGATCCCGCCGCTGAGGTAGCGGCCGCAGCGCCGGTGGTGCGCGCGCGCGAGCTGCACGCCCTCGACCTGCGCAATGAGGCGCGCGACGAATGGTTTCGGGCTTACGACCAGTGGCGCGACGATCCGCTGCGGCTCTGGCATCTGGCGTTGGCCGCCCATGCGGACGCCCAGCCCTACGTTGCCCTCAAGGCCGCCGAACGCATCCTGGCGCTGAGCCCCGAGCGGCGCATCACCGCGGCCACGCCCGTGGGGCTGCTGCGGCTGCTCTTTCCCACGCCCTACGCGCGGGTCGTGCAGCGCGAAGCTGCTGCCTTCGGTCTCGATCCGCGCCTGCTGTACGCGCTGATCCGTCAGGAAAGTCTTTTCAACCCCGACGCCACCTCGTGGGCCGGCGCGCGCGGACTGGGCCAGGTCATGCCCGCGACCGGCGAAGGGATCGCCCAACATTTGCAGGTGGCCAACTACACGCCCGACCTGCTCTACCGGCCGGCGGTCTCGATCCGCTTCGCGGCGCACTACCTGAGCTATCAGTTGCGCGCCTTTGATCAGAATGTGCTGGCCGCCGCCGCGGCCTACAATGGCGGTCCTGGCAATGCGCAGCGCTGGCTGCAAATCACGGCCGACCGCGACCTCTTTGCGGAATTGATCGACTATCGCGAAACGCGCGACTACGTCAAGATCGTTTACGGCAACTGGGGCATGTACCGCCAGCTCTATGCCGGCCCCTAG